In Aspergillus luchuensis IFO 4308 DNA, chromosome 1, nearly complete sequence, the following are encoded in one genomic region:
- the asf1 gene encoding nucleosome assembly factor ASF1 (BUSCO:EOG09264COX;~COG:B;~EggNog:ENOG410PI2N;~InterPro:IPR017282,IPR006818,IPR036747;~PFAM:PF04729;~go_component: GO:0005634 - nucleus [Evidence IEA];~go_function: GO:0042393 - histone binding [Evidence IEA];~go_process: GO:0006333 - chromatin assembly or disassembly [Evidence IEA];~go_process: GO:0006334 - nucleosome assembly [Evidence IEA];~go_process: GO:0006337 - nucleosome disassembly [Evidence IEA];~go_process: GO:0016573 - histone acetylation [Evidence IEA]): protein MSVVSLLGVKIVNNPASFLDPYQFEITFECLEQLQKDLEWKLTYVGSATSSEYDQELDSLLVGPIPVGVNKFIFEADPPDLKRIPTSEILGVTVILLTCSYDGREFVRVGYYVNNEYDSEELMEQPPARPIIERIRRNILAEKPRVTRFAIKWDSEESAPAEYPPDQPEADQEGDDSAAYGAEEAELEAALFKELNDLEPKTEDQEMEGTEGPAAKEEEEEDISDAESEDIEDESDEDEEELDEEEGDDGDEDVEMGDDSEQKDESAGGASNNNPAAHQQQPELMVH from the exons ATGTCGGTCGTTTCTCTTCTTGGCGTGAAAATCGTCAATAACCCTGCCTCTTTCCTCGACCCCTATCAATTCGAGATCACGTTTGAATGTCTTGAACAGCTGCAGAAAG ATCTGGAGTGGAAGCTCACCTATGTCGGTTCAGCGACATC CTCCGAGTATGACCAGGAACTCGACTCTCTCCTGGTGGGACCGATCCCCGTCGGTGTCAACAAGTTCATCTTCGAGGCCGATCCCCCAGACCTCAAGCGCATCCCTACTTCCGAAATTCTGGGAGTTACCGTGATCCTTCTCACTTGCAGCTACGACGGCAGAGAATTCGTCCGTGTTGGCTACTATGTAAACAATGAATACGATTCCGAGGAGCTCATGGAGCAGCCGCCGGCTCGGCCGATCATCGAGCGCATTCGTCGGAATATCCTTGCTGAGAAGCCCAGAGTAACCCGCTTTGCCATCAAGTG GGACTCGGAGGAATCTGCCCCCGCTGAATACCCGCCGGACCAGCCCGAAGCCGACCAGGAGGGCGATGACAGTGCTGCCTACGGTGCAGAGGAAGCAGAGCTGGAAGCAGCTCTCTTCAAGGAGCTCAACGATCTGGAGCCCAAGACCGAAGACCAAGAGATGGAGGGTACCGAGGGCCCTGccgccaaggaggaagaggaggaagacatctCGGACGCCGAGTCCGAGGACATCGAAGATGAGagcgacgaagatgaggaggagctcgacgaggaagagggcgacgatggcgatgaggacGTCGAGATGGGTGATGATTCCGAGCAGAAGGATGAATCCGCCGGAGGtgccagcaacaacaatcccGCGgcccatcaacaacagcccGAGCTGATGGTGCACTAA